aatacggtattaaatagtctaggaaggtaataggtcctcatgaaagtttagtatcgcgacagcaaattcaaccaaagttgagatatttttcagacccttatcccaaaCATTAATAAATGACTCcaaacatttaattttataagtaaattttaaaaaatcaatttcttaatAACTTTAAGAATAAAACTTGCATACATTTAAATTACAGTAATTCATAATAAAATCAAACTTTTACCACAACAATATTCAGAAGATACTTGAAGTAAAAGGGAACACCGGCCTTAATTGCCTAATAATTTTATACTAGTATTTCTTTTCTGTATGAAATGttgtatattattaattaataagtattaagtatttgaattttttttgtttcgagAATGTTAACTTCATCAAATATCTTAAGTTTGaatctcaaataaaaaaaagtcttgTGGAAAACGCACCTCTTCTTCCCAATTGGTTGTACAAGTGGCCCATACTAAGATAAGAGTTTGCATTGCTGTTCCACCAAACATGCCCAGCCATAATCCCTACATATTTGCCCAAGTTAATTAAacaaatttgttttaatttcaagaatggAAACTAAATTCTGAATAACCTTTTATTCATTTGTCCACgttttttcaaatgattttacGAAATAAGCGAATATTGAATAtcagataaataaaatatttctacgaaaacaaaaaaaaaggtatagtGAGGAGAAGAATAGACATACCTTAGCTTCGAGTTTGAAGTGAAACCCAAGAAGAGCACCCAATGGAATACCAACTACGTAGTAACATCCCACGTTAACGTATGCCACAAAACCTTGCCATCCACACCCAACAGCCACCCCTTcgatatgaaaatattttgtttagNNNNNNNNNNNNNNNNNNNNNNNNNNNNNNNNNNNNNNNNNNNNNNNNNNNNNNNNNNNNNNNNNNNNNNNNNNNNNNNNNNNNNNNNNNNNNNNNNNNNNNNNNNNNNNNNNNNNNNNNNNNNNNNNNNNNNNNNNNNNNNNNNNNNNNNNNNNNNNNNNNNNNNNNNNNNNNNNNNNNNNNNNNNNNNNNNNNNNNNNNNNNNNNNNNNNNNNNNNNNNNNNNNNNNTGTCATATgtataattaaaatgttattgttataaacaaaaagagtttgaaactgtttaggagagagaatatttgataaatattaatattctaattataCTCTATATAAAAGGCACAAAATATTAACAGTATGAGAGAGAAAAATctgtaaaacaaaattaaattaaatacaaaaattaaatgtttgttatgtatgtaatttaaaaacttagtttgtaattaaatataaatatattgatattttgttaataaaaGTCTTAAGgagtatatttttgtaattttcactaATTTTATACTAGTATTTCTTTTCTGTATGAAATGttgtatattattaattaataagtattaagtatttgaattttttttgtttagagAATGTTAACTTAATCAAATATCTTAAGTTTGaatctcaaataaaaaaaagtcttgTGGAAAACGCACCTCTTCTTCCCAATTGGTTGTACAAGTGGCCCATACTAAGATAAGAGTTTGCATTGCTGTTCCACCAAACATGCCCAGCCATAATCCCTACATATTTGCCCAAGTTAATTAAacaaatttgttttaatttcaagaatggAAACTAAATTCTGAATAACCTTTTATTCATTTGTCCACgttttttcaaatgattttacGAAATAAGCGAATATCGAATAtcagataaataaaatatttctacgaaaacaaaaaaaaggtatAGTGAGGAGAAGAATAGACATACCTTAGCTTCGAGTTTGAAGTGAAACCCAAGAAGAGCACCCAATGGAATACCAACTACGTAGTAACATCCCACGTTAACGTATGCCACAAAACCTTGCCATCCACACCCAACAGCCACCCCTTcgatatgaaaatattttgtttagtcAGAATCAAATGAAATTCATCTCTAAATATTAGTACCATTTTTCACCTTCAATTCAAAAATTcgtttttctaattaatttcaactaaatatttCCCTCCTCTCTATTATTTGTCTAGTTCTAAatagttttaattaaaaaaaatactacacaGGCTACTGTCTTCCATAAAATATTTGTCCTGTTCTCCTtgtcaaatcaattttttaaaatatgtgttTAGCATATACTCATCTAAACAAAAGTCACATGCAgtgttctttcttctttctattGAATACGTGTTGTTTGTCCTTACATGTCTGCGTCCAATATATCTACAGTagtttttgtttgaaatttttcaaaaaaactgTGCAACCTCTATTTCGTTGAGTTGTTTTCACAAAAAAAGTAGAGAGTACATATATTTTGGCctaaaacatgatttcttaattaCTATAAATGAGGATATTCCAATTAATAGTCTAACAAcgttgaaataatttttatgtaacGAAAAATAGTTTAGTGACTCTGATgtactaaaataaaaattaaattagtactATTCTTGAAATGAATGCCGAAAACAGAAGAAAAGGTTGATGAAGGACTGACCAGATAAAACAGGCTGAATGCCATTAAGAATTATAGAGGCAGCCAAGAGTGGTGCAAGTTCTGAAGTTGCTTTAGCAATAGTTTCGCCTCCAGTGAATGCATAACTCATCACATCGCGAAACATCATCACTATTATGGCTGCCACTACAGCAATCACAAATGAGCTTAATGTCACCACCAAAACTGAAAATGAGGCCGATTTCGGATGCCCTGCTCCCAACTCATTGCTCACCCTCACActgcaatttttaaaaatttaaccaAATTCGCCTCATCACTCTTGGAATACTGTGGTGGACCTAATGTaattgaaaaggagaaaaaaggcCTTGAAAGCCTTTTTATCACAGGGGCGGATGCGGTTCAAAGGTAAACAAGTTCAATGCTAAAAATAACGAAATTGCAATAAATAATAGGTATGAACgcataactttaaaaatataatggaCTCAATACTAATATCTCGAAAGTTTAACCCACAAAGCAAAAATCCTGAATCCGCATCTGATTATGCAGTAGTTCAGTAATAGATGGGCTAACCTTGCTGCCGCATTGAACCCAGCGGCTATCATGAACACCCATCCAAGAATTGTATTACTGCAAAACAAATTCCATTTCATCAGGACATTAATCCAAGagaggaaaataaaattaattgataacTAACAAGATATTCACTAACCAAACAGCTAGAGAGTCTAATGCCACTTCAGGATTTGGAAGCAAACCAgcaactaaaactaaaatctgaAAGTACCAAGTCTCCAAGCACAACATCACAGATGAAGCAGCTGACAACTTATAAAAATCCCACAGCCCTGAAAACGCTTGCGAACTAAATCCATTCCACGTTTTCTTACATTTATCGCTCTGCAATATGTACATAAATTGCGCAACGACTACTATCCACCATGAAATACTTAGAACCATTGCTCCTCCGAATAATCCCCACTTGAATACATAAAGCACAATCCATGTTAGGAAAAGATGTAAGACTAATGTGGCTGCTGCTATATACGCACTAGGATTCACGATGCTTTGGGCTTGCAAGAACTTTTGTATGGGGAAATTGGCAGCGTAAGCAAATATTTGAGGAATTAAACCATAAACGAATAATGCAGCTGCAGATGCAACTTTCTCTGATTCTCCTAGTAAGATTAAAATTGGCTTTGAAAATAAGTAAGCCACCATAATCGGTATTCCAGATAACATAAGCAGAATTGTCGATCTTTGAAGATATATTCCCAATGTTTCATACTTGTGAGCTCCATATGCTTGTCCACATAGTGTCTCCACTGCACTCCCCATCCCTAACTGCTCCAACAAAATTGATAAATAACACATCATTACGTCTTACATTCAAACTATAACTCTATCCATCCCAATTTGTGGGTTAACTTTCAGACAGTTTTGCTTAgatactttttatgtagttatGTAAATTTTATTCGAGAAACCAAAGATTCTATGTACGAATTCATTGTCaatttttgaatctcaaaaatctgaacaatatatatatgacataaattGAGTATATGAAATTCGAGCAATCCAAAGAAGCTCTGCTCATATGCTAGGTCAATTAACAACCAGAAAAGGTAATCCTACTGCAATTTGTACAAGTTAGTAAAAATAGTACCATGTAAAGTATAAAGTTGACACAAATCTTACCATGACGCCATAGGCCAAGAGTTGAATACCTTCATTGCCAAGTGAAGCAGCAGCAAGTTCAAGATTACCAAGATGACCACAGAATATTTGAGTAGACATAGAAGTAACATTATTGAGCAAATAAACAATGATTGCTGGAGCTGCTAGTCGAAACAGATTTCTGAATTCAACGGCAGATGCCCGTCCAAGCCGCTGAAAATGCGACAATCTTGTGTCAGACAATATGTCTTCAAGCTCAGAGCTTACATGTTCCACTGCTGCTTCTTTCTGTTCTAGTAAAGGTTCACTTGGCCCCTTATCTTGAAAACACTCATCCATGTTTTCAATAAATCAAAGTAATCAAGATAGCTTATCTACCAACTCAATAGGTGAAAAACTAAAGGATGAAATCCGTTGGTCTAAGCAATCTCTTGCTCGAACCGACCCACTAGACTGTTAGGCGTTAGCCATTCCATCTGATTTGAAATAACAAATAGTTTTACATTAAAGTCTAAAGGTGAATCATTCAACTATACGGTCAAAAGTTTGAAATctttcttaaattaatttatttattttactttttatatgcACTGAACTtattagtattttattattttaattgcaCGTACCGATGATTTTGAAATTGactatattaaataaattttgaaaggaaattgAACAGAGGAATAGTACCCGTTAATTATTGGGTTCTCTATTTCAACTTGCAGCAATTCCCTAGCTGAGCAGAGCAATGTGTCACGTCCCGCCACACCACAGTTAAATTTTGCGTTCGGATAggggcggaagggtctagagttgtggagaggtttccggaagactctagaacccTTTAGATTATACAAGAAGGCTCTAGAATAATTTAGATAGTTTCCAAGAAAGCCTTGGAATTCTCTAGAGTGTGTGGAGAATTCTAGAGAGGGGCTTTTGTGTAAATAAGTTTAGGGACTTAGgaagtaatttaaaattgtacttTAGTCCCTAGGAGTTAGTATAAATAGGTGGTGCTATTCATTTGCAATGCATCCAATCCAACCAAGAATCCAAGCAAGCAAGCAAGTTGTAAGCATTCTCCAAGCAAtacaaaagccttcttccaaattctctgtcttccttttctttctcttagcgatctagtCTAAAAgagcttacttgagcttacaagatcgtgaaagattcgtgagtaagttgtcaagtgctgCACGGAGCTTTAGTGAGATTCTAAGTCCGTGACAAAAGGCACTTTTTTTGGTCGAAAAGAAGAAGATTTGAACGAAAATTTAATCCAACTCGCTCATTTGTCACCCAAACAAAATCAACCTACTATGCTGCAGccatttgttttttaaaaaaaactagctGCAGAAATTTGACCCGTGTCATTGGAATTCtgttaaatataattaaataagaaatcaatCAACAACCCTAAGTATGCGCAATATAATCCGGGATAGaatgaacaaataaatataaaaagatgcACTGTACACTACAGATCTTAACCAAGTGACAATTATTTTGATCaataaaatatgagaaataaaattcGGACTCCCTAAATTAAATGTGCATTACTGTAAAAAGAACATTGTCATGCACTCTTGTTGCATtgtaaaagtaaaacaaaagattcTTATTCCTTGTAGATACCAATGCAATATcgagattaaaaaataaagcatcagagcattttcttattaaaaaaatgtaatcaTTAAAACTTGAACAAAGTAATACTACAACAACATATAGAGGGTAGCGTCGATGCAGAATCTTACCCCTATCTCATATATCTACATTCAGATCATTAGTAAGGTAAAACACAAGTAAATATCCACATTAGCATAATTAACTATCTCAAGAAAATGGTAGTAATTGACACTTTATCACAAGATAAATTACAAAGATAGTGTAATAGATCTCACATTGGCAACTCTGTCTAG
The Solanum stenotomum isolate F172 chromosome 12, ASM1918654v1, whole genome shotgun sequence DNA segment above includes these coding regions:
- the LOC125846286 gene encoding protein DETOXIFICATION 40-like isoform X1 gives rise to the protein MDECFQDKGPSEPLLEQKEAAVEHVSSELEDILSDTRLSHFQRLGRASAVEFRNLFRLAAPAIIVYLLNNVTSMSTQIFCGHLGNLELAAASLGNEGIQLLAYGVMLGMGSAVETLCGQAYGAHKYETLGIYLQRSTILLMLSGIPIMVAYLFSKPILILLGESEKVASAAALFVYGLIPQIFAYAANFPIQKFLQAQSIVNPSAYIAAATLVLHLFLTWIVLYVFKWGLFGGAMVLSISWWIVVVAQFMYILQSDKCKKTWNGFSSQAFSGLWDFYKLSAASSVMLCLETWYFQILVLVAGLLPNPEVALDSLAVCNTILGWVFMIAAGFNAAASVRVSNELGAGHPKSASFSVLVVTLSSFVIAVVAAIIVMMFRDVMSYAFTGGETIAKATSELAPLLAASIILNGIQPVLSGVAVGCGWQGFVAYVNVGCYYVVGIPLGALLGFHFKLEAKGLWLGMFGGTAMQTLILVWATCTTNWEEEVEKAKNRLVKWQNSTKKPLLNES